A stretch of the Vigna radiata var. radiata cultivar VC1973A chromosome 7, Vradiata_ver6, whole genome shotgun sequence genome encodes the following:
- the LOC106768228 gene encoding probable tyrosine-protein phosphatase At1g05000 isoform X3, with translation MKLDNSNGQPPLAPALPPPQEDPTDAEADGIFVPPLNFAMVDNGIFRSGFPNSANFGFLKSLRLRSVICLCPEPYPETTSEFLKDNGIRLYQFGIDGCKEPFVNIPNNTIREALKVALDVKNHPLLIHCKRGKHRTGCLVGCIRRLQRWCLSSVFDEYQRFAGAKARVSDQRFIELFDISCLKHHQLPFSCSRK, from the exons ATGAAGCTCGACAACTCCAACGGCCAGCCGCCCCTCGCTCCCGCCCTTCCGCCGCCGCAGGAGGACCCCACCGACGCCGAAGCCGATGGGATATTCGTCCCGCCCCTCAACTTCGCCATGGTCGACAACGGCATTTTTCGGTCTGGCTTTCCCAATTCTGCTAATTTCGGTTTCCTGAAATCGCTCCGTCTTCGTTCCGTAAT ATGTTTGTGTCCTGAACCGTATCCAGAAACGACGTCGGAATTTTTGAAGGACAACGGAATAAGACTTTATCAGTTCGGGATCGATGGCTGTAAG GAACCCTTTGTCAACATCCCAAACAATACAATTCGGGAAGCTTTGAAAGTAGCCCTCG ATGTTAAAAATCATCCCCTTTTGATTCATTGTAAACGAGGAAAG CACCGCACTGGTTGCCTTGTCGGATGCATAAGAAGATTGCAGAGATGGTGTCTATCATCTGTTTTTGATGAGTACCAAAGGTTTGCAGGTGCCAAAGCAAGGGTGTCAGACCAGAGGTTCATCGAATTATTTGATATATCCTGTTTGAAGCACCACCAACTGCCATTTTCATGCTCAAGGAAATAG
- the LOC106767921 gene encoding uncharacterized protein LOC106767921, with the protein MSQLGLILQESLRTEREARTILGMLTDQMDAVDGAQRRRRTFKERLRFSGMGCCGATWVFRPTLRDEGGPPPPQPQILQQTNPGQDSNPNRPECVGPRGSGSGMNLAAALAAERQLRESEEGRMSLMRLLEEKEGGEDAAVDNDSVCCVCMGRKKGAAFIPCGHTFCRVCSKEMWLKRGTCPLCNRSVLDILHIF; encoded by the coding sequence ATGAGTCAACTCGGTCTCATTTTACAGGAATCGCTCCGCACAGAGAGAGAAGCAAGAACCATCCTGGGTATGTTAACGGACCAAATGGACGCCGTCGATGGAGCTCAACGGAGGAGACGCACGTTCAAAGAACGCCTCAGATTCTCCGGAATGGGCTGCTGCGGGGCCACCTGGGTTTTCCGACCAACGCTAAGGGACGAAGGAGGACCACcgccaccacaaccacaaaTACTACAACAAACAAACCCGGGTCAAGATTCGAACCCGAACAGGCCCGAATGCGTTGGTCCGAGAGGGTCGGGTTCGGGCATGAATCTTGCGGCGGCGCTGGCGGCGGAGAGGCAGCTGCGAGAATCTGAAGAGGGGAGGATGTCGTTGATGCGGCTGTTGGAGGAAAAGGAGGGTGGTGAGGATGCGGCTGTGGATAATGATTCGGTGTGCTGCGTGTGCATGGGGAGGAAGAAAGGGGCGGCATTTATCCCGTGTGGACACACTTTCTGTAGAGTGTGTTCGAAAGAAATGTGGTTGAAGAGAGGTACTTGTCCCCTTTGTAACCGTTCCGTTCTCGACATTCTCCACATCTTCTGA
- the LOC106768228 gene encoding probable tyrosine-protein phosphatase At1g05000 isoform X2 — translation MKLDNSNGQPPLAPALPPPQEDPTDAEADGIFVPPLNFAMVDNGIFRCLCPEPYPETTSEFLKDNGIRLYQFGIDGCKEPFVNIPNNTIREALKVALDVKNHPLLIHCKRGKVCIMNLFLRIYFRYFLELLFFNFSVIHDQHRTGCLVGCIRRLQRWCLSSVFDEYQRFAGAKARVSDQRFIELFDISCLKHHQLPFSCSRK, via the exons ATGAAGCTCGACAACTCCAACGGCCAGCCGCCCCTCGCTCCCGCCCTTCCGCCGCCGCAGGAGGACCCCACCGACGCCGAAGCCGATGGGATATTCGTCCCGCCCCTCAACTTCGCCATGGTCGACAACGGCATTTTTCG ATGTTTGTGTCCTGAACCGTATCCAGAAACGACGTCGGAATTTTTGAAGGACAACGGAATAAGACTTTATCAGTTCGGGATCGATGGCTGTAAG GAACCCTTTGTCAACATCCCAAACAATACAATTCGGGAAGCTTTGAAAGTAGCCCTCG ATGTTAAAAATCATCCCCTTTTGATTCATTGTAAACGAGGAAAGGTATGCATTATGAATTTGTTCTTAAGAATTTATTTTCGTTACTTTTTGGAATTATTATTCTTCAATTTCTCAGTTATTCATGATCAGCACCGCACTGGTTGCCTTGTCGGATGCATAAGAAGATTGCAGAGATGGTGTCTATCATCTGTTTTTGATGAGTACCAAAGGTTTGCAGGTGCCAAAGCAAGGGTGTCAGACCAGAGGTTCATCGAATTATTTGATATATCCTGTTTGAAGCACCACCAACTGCCATTTTCATGCTCAAGGAAATAG
- the LOC106766745 gene encoding 1-aminocyclopropane-1-carboxylate oxidase translates to MENFPVVDMKNLNNEERGATMEKIKDACENWGFFEVVNHGISIELMDSVERLTKEHYKRCMEERFKEMVASKGLECAESEINDLDWESTFFLRHLPVSNISEIPDLADDYRKVMKDFAVELEKLAELVLELVCENLGLEKGYLKKVFYGSKGPNFGTKVSNYPPCPKPELIKGLRAHTDAGGIILLFQDHKVSGLQLFKDGHWIDVPPMRHSIVVNLGDQLEVITNGKYKSVMHRVITQTDGNRMSIASFYNPGNDAVIAPAEALVKEDESSKVYPKFVFDDYMKLYAGLKFQAKEPRFEAMKAIDGPIATV, encoded by the exons ATGGAGAATTTTCCAGTTGTTGACATGAAGAACCTGAACAATGAAGAGAGAGGAGCAACCATGGAGAAGATAAAAGATGCGTGCGAGAACTGGGGTTTCTTTGAG GTGGTGAATCATGGAATATCGATAGAGTTGATGGACAGTGTGGAGAGGCTGACGAAAGAGCACTACAAAAGGTGTATGGAGGAAAGGTTCAAGGAAATGGTGGCAAGCAAAGGATTGGAGTGTGCTGAGTCTGAAATCAATGACTTGGACTGGGAAAGCACCTTCTTTTTGCGCCATCTTCCTGTCTCTAACATTTCAGAGATTCCTGATCTCGCCGACGATTACAGGAAGGTGATGAAGGATTTTGCTGTGGAACTGGAGAAACTGGCAGAGCTAGTTCTTGAGTTGGTGTGTGAGAATCTTGGACTGGAGAAAGGGTATCTGAAGAAGGTGTTTTATGGGTCAAAGGGTCCTAATTTTGGAACAAAAGTTAGCAACTACCCTCCTTGTCCGAAGCCAGAGCTGATAAAGGGTCTGAGAGCTCACACAGATGCTGGTGGCATCATTCTACTCTTCCAAGATCACAAGGTCAGTGGATTGCAGCTCTTCAAAGATGGACACTGGATTGATGTTCCTCCAATGCGCCACTCCATTGTCGTCAACCTTGGCGACCAACTTGAg GTTATTACGAATGGAAAATACAAGAGTGTGATGCATCGTGTGATTACACAAACTGATGGAAACAGAATGTCCATAGCGTCGTTTTACAATCCAGGGAATGATGCAGTGATAGCTCCGGCAGAAGCGTTGGTGAAGGAAGATGAGAGTAGCAAAGTTTATCCTAagtttgtttttgatgattacATGAAGCTCTATGCTGGCCTTAAATTCCAGGCCAAAGAGCCCAGATTTGAAGCTATGAAGGCCATCGACGGCCCAATAGCAACTGTCTAA
- the LOC106769029 gene encoding pyrophosphate--fructose 6-phosphate 1-phosphotransferase subunit beta, producing MAPSFAINGDFPGTRVTPPSHTGRFADVYSEVQNSRIGHALPLPSVLKNPFVIVDGPQSTAAGNPDEIAKLFPNLFGQPSASLVPSDSPPLHANRKLKLGVVLSGGQAPGGHNVISGIFDYLQDKAEGSTLYGFRGGPAGIMKCKYVELTSDYIYPYRNQGGFDMIRSGRDKIETPEQFKQAEETVQKLDLDGLVVIGGDDSNTNACLLAEHFRSKNMKTRVIGCPKTIDGDLKCKEVPTSFGFDTACKIYAEMIGNVMIDARSTGKYYHFVRLMGRAASHITLECALQTHPNITIIGEEVAAKKMTLKDVTDYIVDIVSKRAEDNYNYGVILIPEGLIDFIPEVQHLIAELNEILAHDTVDEGGLWKKKLTDQSLNLFELLPKAIQEQLMLERDPHGNVQVAKIETEKMLIQMVETELEKRKQQGTYKGGFKGQSHFFGYEGRCGLPTNFDSSYCYALGYGAAALLQFGKTGLISSVANLCAPVEDWTVGGTALTSLMDVERRHGKFKPVIKKAMVELDGAPFQKFASLRDEWALKNRYISPGPIQFTGPGSDAISQTLLLELGAQA from the exons ATGGCGCCCTCTTTCGCAATCAACGGCGACTTTCCCGGCACCAGAGTTACTCCTCCTTCCCACACCGGCCGATTCGCCGACGTCTACAGCGAGGTGCAAAACAGCCGCATCGGCCACGCCCTTCCTCTCCCCTCCGTTCTAAAAAACCCTTTCGTCATCGTCGACGGTCCCCAAAGCACCGCCGCTGGCAATCCTG ATGAGATCGCCAAACTGTTCCCGAACCTGTTCGGACAACCTTCGGCGAGTTTGGTGCCGAGTGATTCGCCCCCGCTGCATGCGAATCGGAAGCTGAAGCTTGGCGTGGTTCTGTCCGGTGGTCAGGCTCCTGGCGGTCACAATGTGATTTCTGGAATCTTCG ATTACCTGCAAGACAAAGCAGAAGGAAGCACATTGTATGGTTTCAGGGGTGGTCCAGCTGGTATCATGAAGTGCAAATACGTTGAACTCACCTCAGACTATATTTATCCTTATAGAAATCAG GGTGGTTTTGACATGATTCGTAGTGGGAGGGACAAGATTGAAACTCCAGAGCAG TTTAAACAAGCTGAAGAAACAGTTCAGAAGCTAGACTTGGACGGCCTTGTTGTTATTGGTGGAGATGACTCAAACACAAACGCATGCCTACTTGCTGAGCATTTCAG gagtaaaaatatgaaaactcgTGTGATTGGGTGCCCTAAAACCATTGATGGTGATTTGAAATGCAAAGAAGTTCCCACAAGTTTTGGGTTTGATACAGCATGCAAG ATTTATGCAGAAATGATTGGCAATGTTATGATAGATGCTCGATCAACTGGAAAATATTACCATT TTGTTCGGTTGATGGGACGTGCAGCTTCACACATTACACTGGAATGTGCTTTGCAAACTCATCCAAACATTACTATTATTGGAGAAGAG GTTGCTGCAAAGAAGATGACGCTGAAAGATGTCACTGACTACATTGTGGATATCGTTTCTAAAAGAGCAGAGGATAATTATAACTATGGAGTCATTCTTATCCCTGAAGGTCTAATTGATTTCATTCCAGAG GTACAACACCTTATTGCAGAACTCAATGAAATTCTTGCCCATGATACTGTGGATGAGGGAGGGCTGTGGAAGAAGAAACTCACAGATCAATCATTAAATCTTTTTGAACTTTTACCTAAAGCAATTCAAGAACAATTAATGCTTGAAAGAGATCCTCATGGAAATGTTCAG GTTGCCAAGATTGAAACAGAGAAAATGCTTATTCAAATGGTTGAAACTGAGTTGGAAAAGAGAAAGCAACAAGGCACATATAAAGGGGGATTTAAGGGGCAGTCCCACTTTTTCGG CTACGAAGGGAGATGTGGCTTGCCAACTAATTTTGATTCTTCTTACTGCTATGCATTGGGTTATGGTGCTGCTGCCCTCCTGCAATTTGGGAAGACTGGATTAATATCATCA GTTGCGAATTTGTGTGCTCCAGTAGAAGATTGGACCGTTGGTGGAACTGCACTCACTTCACTGATGGACGTGGAGAGGAGACACG GTAAATTCAAGCCTGTGATCAAGAAGGCAATGGTGGAGCTTGAtg GGGCACCCTTCCAAAAGTTTGCCTCCTTGCGGGATGAGTGGGCCCTAAAAAATCGCTACATCAGTCCAG GTCCGATTCAATTCACCGGGCCAGGATCAGATGCTATTAGTCAAACTTTACTCTTGGAGCTCGGTGCACAAGCTTAG
- the LOC106766565 gene encoding probable transcription repressor OFP9, whose amino-acid sequence MKASKQQKQNQLQQRGCKALCCSCRFSVSSSEEAESSASDRFPSVSSLAHAMVQERLDQMIRERMEASHVERRRQQSSEGTKFVVMVAMEKSSYDPRLDFRESMMEMITANRLQDAKDLRSLLNYYISMNSNQYHSLILEVFHEVCTNLFLSCKCH is encoded by the coding sequence ATGAAAGCTTCAAAGCAGCAGAAGCAGAATCAGCTCCAACAAAGAGGATGCAAGGCCTTGTGTTGCAGCTGCAGGTTCAGTGTTTCTTCTTCTGAAGAAGCAGAAAGCTCAGCCTCTGATAGGTTCCCTTCTGTTTCAAGCCTTGCACACGCCATGGTGCAAGAGAGACTTGACCAAATGATTAGAGAAAGGATGGAAGCTAGTCATGTAGAGAGAAGAAGACAGCAGAGCAGTGAAGGGACAAAGTTTGTCGTCATGGTAGCAATGGAGAAGAGCTCTTATGATCCAAGACTAGATTTTAGAGAGTCCATGATGGAGATGATAACTGCCAACCGCCTTCAAGACGCCAAAGATCTTCGTAGTCTATTGAACTATTATATCTCCATGAACTCTAATCAGTATCATAGTCTTATACTTGAGGTTTTTCATGAGGTTTGTACTAATTTGTTCTTATCATGTAAATGCCATTGA
- the LOC106768226 gene encoding protein CLMP1 — protein MGKSGGRRKKGGSNPNQGVVDNSGSGVGVPTANGGSEVLDSSIFLKKANEMKEEGNRRFQNKDYPGALEQYESALRLTPKTHPDRAVFHSNRAACLMQMKPIDYEAVISECTMALQVQPRFVRALLRRARAFEAVGKYEMAVQDVQFLLGADPGNRDALEIAQRLRTALGPRQEAQQDLQSRPSPAALGASAVRGAPIAGLGPCLPARPVAKKGSNSAVGSVVLPNNNKLDGKAQPVLPTENGSDSKSHFPKLVLKPSSGSSKPSNPGKDDHKEQSSGIHGQRSQAAILWRPLKLVYDHDIRLAQMPVNCNFRVLRDVVSKRFPSSSSVLIKYKDCDGDLVTITSTDELRLAESSVDNHLLKELGEVKSDSVSMLRLHIVEVSPEQEPPLLEEEDEKPVENEGVKGDESGSHSSLGESASEVPDSEVDKIGKEAPKEKPGATGDTESKEVEMDDWLFEFAQLFRSHVGIDPDAHIDLHELGMELCSEALEETVTSEEAQDLFDKAASKFQEVAALAYFNWGNVHMCAARKRIPLDESAGKEVVAEQLQVAYEWVKEKYSLAREKYEEALSIKSDFYEGLLALGQQQFEMAKLHWSFALAKKIDLSGWDSKETLQLFDSAEEKMKAATDMWEKLEEQRAKELKDPNATKKDELLRRRKKQGGTTEGESSTVGGQGDVSAEEAAEQAAVMRSQIHLFWGNMLFERSQVECKLGMSGWKENLDAATERFKLAGASEADISMVLKNHSSNGDAKDGDDKKVENTRQNKTIKPDINKANQV, from the coding sequence ATGGGGAAATCAGGGGGTAGGAGAAAGAAGGGTGGTTCGAACCCAAACCAGGGTGTGGTTGATAATTCGGGTTCGGGTGTTGGTGTCCCAACGGCTAATGGTGGGTCGGAGGTGTTGGATTCGTCGATATTTTTGAAGAAGGCGAATGAGATGAAAGAGGAAGGGAATAGGAGGTTCCAGAATAAGGACTATCCGGGTGCTCTTGAACAGTACGAGAGTGCTCTTCGTTTAACCCCCAAAACGCACCCTGACAGAGCCGTTTTCCACAGCAACAGGGCAGCGTGTTTGATGCAGATGAAGCCCATAGATTATGAAGCTGTTATTTCTGAGTGCACCATGGCGCTTCAGGTCCAGCCCCGCTTTGTCCGGGCCCTTCTTCGTCGGGCCCGTGCCTTCGAGGCTGTTGGGAAGTATGAAATGGCTGTGCAGGATGTGCAGTTCTTGTTGGGTGCTGATCCTGGTAACCGTGATGCTTTGGAGATAGCCCAGAGATTGAGGACTGCGTTGGGGCCGCGCCAGGAAGCCCAGCAGGACCTCCAAAGTCGACCCTCTCCAGCTGCCCTTGGCGCTTCCGCCGTTCGTGGCGCCCCTATTGCTGGATTGGGGCCATGTTTGCCAGCCCGTCCCGTGGCGAAGAAGGGATCCAATTCAGCAGTTGGATCTGTTGTTTTGCCTAATAATAACAAGCTAGACGGCAAGGCACAACCGGTTTTGCCGACTGAAAATGGTTCTGATAGCAAGTCCCACTTCCCAAAACTGGTGTTGAAGCCTTCAAGTGGTTCTTCAAAGCCATCTAACCCTGGAAAGGATGACCACAAGGAACAGTCATCGGGCATTCACGGGCAGCGTTCTCAGGCTGCAATTCTGTGGAGACCGTTGAAGCTTGTTTATGATCATGACATTAGGCTCGCACAGATGCCAGTCAATTGCAACTTTAGAGTGCTGAGGGATGTCGTGAGCAAAAGATTTCCTTCGTCAAGTTCTGTTTTGATCAAATATAAGGATTGCGATGGTGATCTGGTTACTATAACCTCTACTGATGAACTCAGATTGGCAGAGTCTAGTGTTGATAACCATCTCCTCAAAGAACTTGGGGAAGTTAAAAGTGATTCTGTTTCAATGCTGAGACTGCATATTGTTGAAGTTAGTCCGGAGCAGGAGCCACCTTTATTGGAAGAAGAGGATGAAAAACCAGTTGAGAATGAAGGGGTCAAGGGAGATGAGAGCGGATCTCATTCTTCCCTTGGTGAATCTGCCTCTGAAGTTCCTGACAGTGAGGTTGATAAGATAGGGAAGGAGGCTCCAAAGGAAAAGCCAGGAGCCACTGGAGATACTGAAAGCAAAGAGGTGGAGATGGATGATTGGTTGTTTGAGTTTGCTCAGCTTTTCCGCTCACATGTTGGTATTGATCCAGACGCTCATATTGACTTGCATGAGCTTGGCATGGAACTTTGTTCTGAGGCACTCGAGGAAACAGTAACTAGTGAGGAGGCCCAGGATCTGTTTGACAAGGCTGCTTCAAAGTTTCAGGAGGTTGCTGCTTTAGCATACTTCAACTGGGGTAATGTTCACATGTGTGCAGCTAGGAAGCGGATCCCTCTGGATGAGTCAGCTGGGAAAGAGGTAGTGGCTGAGCAGCTTCAAGTGGCTTATGAATGGGTCAAGGAAAAGTATTCGTTGGCAAGAGAGAAGTACGAGGAAGCACTCTCGATCAAATCAGACTTTTATGAGGGACTGTTGGCTCTCGGGCAGCAGCAATTTGAAATGGCTAAACTTCATTGGTCTTTTGCACTTGCTAAGAAGATAGATCTATCTGGCTGGGACTCTAAAGAGACACTTCAACTTTTTGACAGCGCAGAGGAGAAGATGAAAGCTGCAACAGATATGTGGGAGAAACTAGAGGAGCAAAGAGCAAAAGAGCTAAAGGACCCAAATGCAACCAAGAAAGATGAATTattgagaagaagaaagaaacaaggAGGTACTACTGAAGGTGAGTCCTCTACTGTTGGAGGTCAGGGTGATGTATCTGCAGAAGAAGCTGCTGAGCAAGCAGCTGTCATGAGATCTCAAATTCACCTCTTCTGGGGTAATATGCTTTTTGAAAGATCCCAAGTTGAATGCAAATTAGGAATGAGTGGTTGGAAGGAAAACCTGGATGCTGCAACTGAACGCTTTAAGCTAGCGGGAGCTTCTGAGGCAGATATTTCAATGGTTCTAAAGAATCATTCCTCAAATGGAGATGCTAAAGATGGAGATGATAAAAAGGTTGAGAATACACGGCAGAATAAGACCATTAAACCAGACATCAATAAGGCTAATCAAGTATGA
- the LOC106768228 gene encoding probable tyrosine-protein phosphatase At1g05000 isoform X1 encodes MKLDNSNGQPPLAPALPPPQEDPTDAEADGIFVPPLNFAMVDNGIFRSGFPNSANFGFLKSLRLRSVICLCPEPYPETTSEFLKDNGIRLYQFGIDGCKEPFVNIPNNTIREALKVALDVKNHPLLIHCKRGKVCIMNLFLRIYFRYFLELLFFNFSVIHDQHRTGCLVGCIRRLQRWCLSSVFDEYQRFAGAKARVSDQRFIELFDISCLKHHQLPFSCSRK; translated from the exons ATGAAGCTCGACAACTCCAACGGCCAGCCGCCCCTCGCTCCCGCCCTTCCGCCGCCGCAGGAGGACCCCACCGACGCCGAAGCCGATGGGATATTCGTCCCGCCCCTCAACTTCGCCATGGTCGACAACGGCATTTTTCGGTCTGGCTTTCCCAATTCTGCTAATTTCGGTTTCCTGAAATCGCTCCGTCTTCGTTCCGTAAT ATGTTTGTGTCCTGAACCGTATCCAGAAACGACGTCGGAATTTTTGAAGGACAACGGAATAAGACTTTATCAGTTCGGGATCGATGGCTGTAAG GAACCCTTTGTCAACATCCCAAACAATACAATTCGGGAAGCTTTGAAAGTAGCCCTCG ATGTTAAAAATCATCCCCTTTTGATTCATTGTAAACGAGGAAAGGTATGCATTATGAATTTGTTCTTAAGAATTTATTTTCGTTACTTTTTGGAATTATTATTCTTCAATTTCTCAGTTATTCATGATCAGCACCGCACTGGTTGCCTTGTCGGATGCATAAGAAGATTGCAGAGATGGTGTCTATCATCTGTTTTTGATGAGTACCAAAGGTTTGCAGGTGCCAAAGCAAGGGTGTCAGACCAGAGGTTCATCGAATTATTTGATATATCCTGTTTGAAGCACCACCAACTGCCATTTTCATGCTCAAGGAAATAG